One Halalkalicoccus tibetensis genomic region harbors:
- a CDS encoding S66 peptidase family protein — protein sequence MDAAYPPPISRGDTVAVVAPSHAPPNGALSRGVERLRSFDLEVEVFDTATRTTEWLRANPEARAEDVHRAFEREDVRGVVAAMGGNRELQMLPHLEPERLRDSPTRFYGASDNTHLHLFLNGLGIVSFYGAQLFPALVADPRMHPYTREQVERALFETPFGPIAPAEEWTDEYYDLEANSPRTWFENDGWRWHNAGEEVLTAPVTGGCLAMLESQLLTDTPYFDREACEGRVLAVETSGETPEAAMVERFVMALGERGILEACEALVVGKPETPGSTLNEREKYRSRQRRVIAGTVGEYEPDLPVVFDLDFGHAAPDLPLPLGAPMTIDAGAREIRFTRP from the coding sequence ATGGACGCCGCCTACCCGCCGCCGATCTCCCGCGGCGACACCGTCGCCGTCGTCGCCCCTTCGCATGCCCCTCCGAACGGCGCGCTCTCGCGGGGCGTCGAGCGCCTCCGCTCGTTCGACCTCGAGGTCGAGGTGTTCGATACCGCCACCCGAACCACCGAGTGGCTCCGGGCCAACCCCGAGGCACGCGCCGAGGACGTCCACCGCGCCTTCGAGCGCGAGGACGTTCGAGGGGTCGTCGCCGCGATGGGCGGCAACCGCGAGCTCCAGATGCTCCCCCATCTCGAGCCCGAGCGCCTCCGGGACAGCCCGACGCGGTTCTACGGCGCGAGCGACAACACTCACCTGCATCTGTTCCTCAACGGGCTGGGGATCGTCTCCTTCTACGGCGCCCAGCTGTTCCCCGCGCTCGTCGCCGACCCGCGAATGCATCCTTACACCCGCGAGCAGGTCGAGCGCGCGCTCTTCGAGACGCCGTTCGGCCCGATCGCACCGGCCGAGGAATGGACCGACGAGTACTACGACCTCGAGGCGAACTCCCCCCGGACCTGGTTCGAGAATGACGGCTGGCGCTGGCACAACGCCGGCGAGGAGGTCCTCACCGCGCCCGTCACCGGCGGCTGTCTCGCGATGCTCGAGTCCCAACTGCTGACCGACACGCCCTACTTCGACCGCGAGGCCTGCGAGGGGCGGGTCCTCGCGGTCGAGACCTCCGGGGAGACCCCCGAGGCCGCGATGGTCGAGCGCTTCGTCATGGCGCTGGGCGAACGGGGCATCCTCGAGGCCTGCGAGGCGCTGGTCGTCGGCAAGCCCGAGACTCCCGGCTCGACGCTCAACGAACGCGAGAAGTACCGCAGCCGCCAGCGCCGGGTCATCGCGGGGACCGTCGGCGAGTACGAGCCCGACCTGCCGGTCGTCTTCGATCTGGACTTCGGCCACGCCGCGCCGGACCTTCCCCTGCCGCTGGGCGCACCCATGACGATCGACGCGGGCGCACGGGAGATCCGCTTCACCCGGCCCTGA
- a CDS encoding uroporphyrinogen-III synthase, giving the protein MTQETRVAVFRPDDERLSEAVELLESLGADPVADPMLAVEPTGAGPREDADYTVLTSKTGVELARAEGWEPSGTTCAIGNRTARALREAGYEVDLVPEEFSSTGLVRALEGEVGGARVEVARSDHGSPVLTDGLNDAGAYVHETVLYELVRPPESGVSAERAAAGELEGALFTSSLTVEHFLAAAAERGLREEAVAGLSSGIVGAIGEPTRVTAEREGIAVDVVPDAASFDELACDVVERAAPSHHE; this is encoded by the coding sequence ATGACCCAGGAGACCCGAGTCGCGGTCTTCCGACCGGACGACGAACGGCTCTCGGAGGCCGTCGAGCTGCTCGAATCGCTCGGCGCGGACCCGGTAGCCGACCCGATGCTCGCGGTCGAGCCCACCGGCGCCGGGCCGCGCGAGGACGCCGACTACACTGTCCTCACGAGCAAGACCGGGGTCGAGCTCGCCCGAGCGGAGGGGTGGGAGCCCTCGGGAACGACCTGCGCGATCGGCAATCGAACGGCGAGAGCGCTGCGGGAGGCCGGCTACGAGGTGGACCTCGTTCCTGAAGAGTTCTCCTCGACCGGGCTGGTTCGCGCCCTCGAAGGGGAGGTAGGAGGTGCGCGCGTCGAGGTCGCTCGCTCCGATCACGGCAGCCCGGTTCTCACCGACGGACTGAACGACGCCGGCGCGTACGTCCACGAGACGGTTCTCTACGAGCTGGTTCGCCCGCCCGAATCGGGCGTCTCGGCCGAGCGGGCCGCCGCCGGCGAGCTCGAGGGGGCGCTGTTCACCTCCTCGCTGACGGTCGAGCACTTCCTCGCGGCCGCCGCGGAGCGGGGCCTGCGCGAGGAGGCGGTCGCGGGCCTTTCATCGGGAATCGTCGGCGCGATCGGCGAGCCGACCCGTGTGACCGCCGAGCGCGAAGGGATCGCTGTCGACGTCGTCCCCGACGCGGCGAGCTTCGACGAGCTGGCCTGCGACGTCGTCGAGCGGGCGGCGCCGAGCCACCACGAGTGA